Proteins encoded by one window of Arachis ipaensis cultivar K30076 chromosome B04, Araip1.1, whole genome shotgun sequence:
- the LOC107639046 gene encoding chaperone protein dnaJ 49: MDGNKDEALRCLRIAEEAIAAGNKSRALKFIGIAQRLNHNLPVDDLLNMCECLDSQSSASSSSSEHKGNENRVKSKPNGISKTDDEGLNEERNYTEENVKLIREIKLKSDYYAILGVEKSCSVEEIRKAYRKLSLKVHPDKNKAPGSEEAFKKVSKAFKCLSDDSSRRQYDQTGLVDEFEYNQQYSVPRRRRRTAASRDFFEDDFDPDEIFRAFFGQSDVFGRQHVYRTRATTHDHHYQRHGFQGVAGGTGLNIMLLVQLLPFLIILLLAYLPFSEPEYSLYKNYSYQFPKTIENYGIQYFVKSQAFDRNYPQGSAARTTIEDNVIKDYKNMLRRYCQIEIQRRSWNRNLPTPHCEKLQNFGVVA; the protein is encoded by the coding sequence ATGGACGGCAACAAGGATGAGGCGCTGCGCTGCCTTCGAATAGCTGAGGAAGCGATCGCAGCCGGCAACAAATCCCGCGCCCTCAAATTCATCGGAATCGCTCAGCGGCTCAACCATAACCTCCCCGTCGATGATTTGCTGAACATGTGCGAGTGCCTCGATTCTCAGTCCTctgcgtcttcttcttcttcagaacATAAAGGTAACGAAAATCGCGTTAAGAGCAAACCGAACGGTATATCGAAAACTGATGACGAGGGTTTGAACGAGGAGAGGAATTACACGGAGGAGAATGTGAAGTTGATTAGGGAAATTAAATTGAAGAGTGATTACTATGCGATCTTGGGAGTTGAGAAGAGTTGTTCGGTTGAAGAGATTAGAAAGGCTTATAGGAAACTTTCCTTGAAGGTTCATCCGGATAAGAACAAGGCACCAGGTTCCGAAGAGGCCTTTAAGAAGGTCTCAAAAGCATTTAAATGCTTGAGTGATGATAGTTCTAGAAGGCAGTATGATCAGACTGGATTGGTGGATGAATTCGAGTACAATCAGCAGTACAGCGTTCCGCGCCGGAGGAGGAGAACGGCAGCAAGCCGGGATTTCTTCGAGGATGATTTCGATCCGGACGAGATATTCAGGGCATTTTTTGGACAATCTGATGTGTTTGGGAGGCAACATGTTTACAGAACAAGGGCAACCACCCATGATCATCATTATCAAAGACATGGTTTTCAGGGTGTTGCAGGTGGAACGGGGCTTAATATTATGCTCCTTGTTCAGTTGTTGCCGTTCTTGATCATTTTGCTGCTTGCTTACCTGCCATTCTCTGAACCTGAGTATTCTCTgtacaagaattactcataccaGTTTCCCAAGACCATAGAGAATTATGGGATTCAATATTTCGTAAAGTCTCAAGCTTTTGATCGTAACTATCCACAGGGGAGTGCTGCTCGCACTACCATTGAGGACAATGTTATAAAAGATTATAAGAATATGCTTCGGCGTTATTGTCAGATTGAGATTCAGAGGCGGAGTTGGAATAGGAATCTGCCTACTCCTCACTGTGAAAAGTTGCAAAACTTTGGAGTAGTAGCCTGA
- the LOC107636180 gene encoding LOW QUALITY PROTEIN: condensin-2 complex subunit D3 (The sequence of the model RefSeq protein was modified relative to this genomic sequence to represent the inferred CDS: inserted 1 base in 1 codon): MDSSPNPNHSLLASNAFLSLLLSPNAPVFTLFTPLSFLSLLRSLRRSLKASPAFTQPNSSKNRKRRRAGKASRKNPSQDDAGMDEEEENQENGGSSSVDVKALLVVLEKLASVMDLIHLDRFPESLRSLVQSISEIPVTAVELCENGGQYGKLLTLCSRVLRKVLKPEHGESSSSASEVLRSLSLLVFMHKSQARTFALDFVKTEMMKVAKEXRVMEFEDQVSFVKYVVSMCRGKSNLRLLAVDLVHSLVMSLKDPLGLDSEEDGGDDPWGIWCLEALVKRCSDVIAAIRGRALANLAQLVKLLSRSDRSSVVLKRFMGFGDGNDGVEMNNMLRQRCMDDKAAVRRAALHLVTNLTALLGGTIDEVVLKTMGLACSDPLISMRKAATTALSEAFRTFAAETVIIEWLHSVPRLITDNETSIQEECENMFQELVLDRICKAASATSSHSETMSARKNKEKSFNKVLEMLFPKGVLYLLREICNGEVSPWVKKICTNLGKKKRLNHKIVIALQNIIRTSESIWLSHSLPIEKWTAPPGAWFLLSEVSAFLPKAVDWEFLHHHWQLLDKHEVEGEFRSPFKQVEAFENEESIECDAVAWASDRVFLLQTISNVSVELPPEPAANLAHNLLKRVEEFNMHSTEVDAHVKALKTLCKRKASNVTEADTLVLKWVHQVLSRASKIIEKFISGNSKQNAENNFFTPPRSCSRKRRSIATSKSLTKATTAIYTIGSAVIVCPTADTSTIVPILHTIITSGSSGPKINNLPGPATFLPQEAPSFYIQGWLTMGKLCLADEKLAKNYIPLFIQELEKSESAALRNNIVVMMADFCVRYTALVDSYITKITRCLLDPCELVRRQTFLLLSRLLQRDYVKWRGVLFLRFLLSLVDESEKIRRLAEFLFGNILKVKSPLLAYNSFVEAVFVLNDCHAHHGHRESQVSRRESQSFSIRGNDEQSRSKRMHIYVCLLKQMAPEHLLATFAKLCAEILAAASDGMLNIEDATGQSVLQDAFRILCCKEIRIPSSRASSSESADIEEEGGESGAAARGKAITQAVKKGLIQNTVPIFIELKRLLESKNSPLVGSLMECLRILLKDYKNEIDDILVADKQLQKELVYDMHKYEAARAKATVAEAAASTRPNTGANQSPEGAENPAKAQGQDGKFPSGSKVASAMADAAAAATARSVLREINRGTGTPPLSSLNVPKVRSCTGVINASHNKQRMDDLQSLKKRHCFDSDDES; the protein is encoded by the exons ATGGACTCCTCCCCAAACCCAAACCACTCCCTCCTGGCCTCCAACGCCTTCCTCTCCCTCCTCCTCTCTCCTAACGCCCCCGTCTTCACCCTCTTCACCCCTCTCTCCTTCCTCTCCCTCCTCCGCTCCCTCCGCCGCTCCCTCAAAGCCTCCCCAGCCTTCACCCAGCCCAATTCTTCCAAAAATCGCAAGCGCCGCCGTGCCGGTAAGGCTTCCAGGAAAAACCCGTCCCAAGACGATGCTGGCATGGATGAAGAGGAAGAGAATCAAGAAAATGGAGGAAGCAGTTCAGTGGATGTTAAGGCTTTACTCGTCGTGCTGGAGAAGCTGGCTTCGGTTATGGATCTGATTCACTTGGATCGGTTCCCGGAGAGTCTTAGGTCTCTGGTTCAGTCGATTAGCGAGATTCCTGTGACGGCAGTGGAACTTTGCGAGAACGGAGGGCAGTATGGTAAATTGTTGACACTCTGTTCCCGTGTTCTCAGGAAGGTTCTGAAACCTGAGCATGGAGAATCTTCGAGCAGCGCTTCTGAGGTGCTTAGGTCCCTTTCTCTGCTTGTTTTCATGCACAAATCGCAAGCAAGAACCTTCGCACTTGATTTTGTTAAGACGGAGATGATGAAAGTGGCGAAGG AGCGTGTGATGGAGTTTGAAGATCAAGTTTCGTTTGTGAAGTACGTGGTTTCAATGTGTCGGGGGAAATCAAACCTCAGGCTCTTAGCAGTTGATCTTGTTCATAGCCTTGTAATGTCATTGAAGGATCCGTTGGGTTTGGATTCAGAAGAGGATGGTGGTGATGATCCCTGGGGGATATGGTGCTTGGAGGCATTGGTGAAACGATGTTCGGATGTTATTGCTGCAATTCGGGGGAGGGCTTTGGCAAACTTAGCTCAGCTGGTGAAGCTCTTATCAAGGAGTGATAGGAGTAGTGTGGTGCTGAAGAGGTTTATGGGGTTTGGTGATGGCAATGACGGTGTTGAAATGAATAATATGCTTAGGCAAAGGTGTATGGATGACAAGGCAGCTGTTAGGAGGGCTGCACTTCATCTTGTTACTAACTTGACTGCGCTTCTTGGTGGCACAATAGATGAGGTGGTACTCAAGACAATGGGGTTGGCTTGTTCTGATCCCCTTATTAGCATGAGGAAAGCAGCAACTACAGCTCTTTCTGAG GCATTTAGAACATTCGCAGCAGAAACAGTAATCATTGAATGGCTACATTCAGTTCCACGTCTAATTACTGACAATGAAACTAGCATCCAAGAAGAATGTGAGAATATGTTTCAAGAACTTGTTCTGGACCGGATATGTAAAGCTGCATCTGCAACTTCATCACATAGTGAAACCATGTCAGCcagaaaaaataaagagaaaagtttCAACAAAGTGTTGGAGATGCTCTTTCCTAAAGGAGTTCTGTATCTTCTGAGGGAGATTTGCAATGGTGAGGTGAGCCCTTGGGTGAAAAAGATTTGCACAAACCTGGGCAAAAAGAAACGGTTGAATCACAAAATTGTTATTGCACTTCAGAATATAATCAGGACATCTGAGTCTATCTGGCTGAGCCATTCCTTGCCAATAGAAAAATGGACAGCACCACCTGGTGCTTGGTTTCTTTTATCTGAGGTGTCTGCATTCCTTCCAAAAGCAGTGGACTGGGagtttcttcatcatcattggcAGCTTCTTGACAAACATGAAGTTGAAGGTGAGTTTAGAAGCCCGTTTAAACAAGTAGAGGCATTTGAAAACGAAGAAAGCATAGAATGTGATGCTGTTGCCTGGGCTAGTGATCGAGTTTTCCTCTTACAAACAATCTCTAATGTATCTGTGGAGCTCCCTCCTGAACCTGCGGCTAATTTAGCTCATAACTTGCTCAAAAGAGTTGAAGAATTCAATATGCATTCAACAGAG GTTGATGCTCATGTGAAGGCTCTTAAAACGTTGTGCAAGCGAAAAGCTTCGAATGTCACGGAGGCAGACACATTAGTCTTGAAATGGGTACATCAAGTACTTTCCAGAGCTTCTAAAATAATAGAGAAGTTCATTTCAGGGAATTCAaagcaaaatgcagaaaataacTTTTTCACTCCACCTAGAAGTTGCTCTAGAAAAAGAAGGTCAATAGCAACATCCAAATCATTGACGAAAGCAACTACAGCGATTTATACAATTGGATCTGCAGTAATTGTTTGCCCTACTGCTGATACGAGCACCATAGTTCCAATATTACATACTATCATCACTTCGGGGAGTTCTGGTCCCAAGATAAATAATCTACCGGGTCCTGCAACTTTTCTACCACAAGAAGCTCCTTCTTTCTATATTCAAGGGTGGTTAACCATGGGCAAGCTTTGCCTTGCTGATGAGAAGCTTGCAAAGAATTATATTCCACTGTTTATACAG GAGCTTGAAAAGAGTGAATCTGCAGCTCTTCGCAATAACATTGTGGTGATGATGGCAGATTTTTGTGTTCGGTACACTGCTCTCGTTGACAG TTATATAACAAAGATCACCAGGTGTCTCTTGGATCCCTGTGAACTTGTGAGAAGGCAAACCTTTCTATTGCTCTCCAGATTATTGCAG AGAGACTATGTGAAGTGGAGAGGAGTGCTATTTCTTCGGTTCCTTTTATCACTTGTTGATGAATCAGAAAAGATTAGGCGGTTAGCAGAATTTCTCTTTGGAAATATTTTGAAAG TAAAGAGTCCTCTTCTAGCATACAATAGTTTTGTTGAGGCTGTTTTTGTTCTGAATGACTGCCATGCCCATCATGGACATCGCGAGTCCCAAGTATCACGAAGGGAAAGCCAAAGTTTTTCCATTAG GGGTAATGATGAACAGTCAAGGTCTAAAAGAATGCACATTTATGTTTGTTTACTGAAACAAATGGCTCCTGAGCATCTTCTAGCAACTTTTGCCAAGTTATGTGCAGAAATTCTGGCTGCTGCTTCGGATGGTATGCTCAACATAGAAGATGCAACTGGACAGTCTGTTCTACAG GATGCCTTTCGAATTCTTTGCTGCAAGGAGATTCGGATTCCATCGTCTCGCGCTTCATCATCCGAGTCAGCAGATATAGAGGAAGAAGGGGGAGAAAGTGGAGCTGCAGCTAGAGGAAAGGCTATAACTCAGGCGGTGAAGAAGGGTCTTATCCAAAACACAGTCCCAATCTTCATAGAGTTGAAACGATTATTGGAAAGCAAGAACAGTCCCCTCGTAGGGTCTCTCATGGAGTGCCTCCGAATCCTTCTCAAGGACTACAAGAATGAGATTGATGACATATTGGTTGCTGATAAGCAGCTGCAGAAAGAGCTTGTTTATGACATGCATAAATATGAGGCAGCAAGAGCCAAAGCAACAGTTGCTGAGGCAGCAGCGTCAACCAGGCCGAATACAGGTGCAAATCAATCACCTGAGGGTGCTGAGAATCCGGCCAAGGCGCAAGGACAAGACGGCAAGTTTCCAAGTGGTTCAAAAGTTGCTTCAGCAATGGCAGATGCAGCGGCTGCGGCTACAGCACGTTCTGTGCTGAGGGAAATTAATAGAGGTACAGGGACACCACCGTTAAGTTCTTTGAATGTTCCTAAAGTCAGGTCTTGTACTGGTGTAATCAATGCTAGTCACAATAAGCAGCGGATGGATGATCTACAATCTCTGAAGAAAAGACACTGTTTTGATTCTGACGATGAAAGCTAA
- the LOC107639047 gene encoding kinesin-like protein KIN-13A, with protein sequence MQQSNAAAAALYDGGGGSLHGAGNAATDAGDAVMARWLQSAGLQHLASPVASTGIDHRLVPNLLMQGYGAQSAEEKQRLFKLMRNLNFNGESGSEPYTPTAQILGGVPLSDGPYSPDFRGDFGAGLLDLHAMDDTELLSEEVIAESFEPSPLLPADTRAFQDDFNPVNSKQEQGEADFDASISLPMNELDNSTRENNVAKIKVVVRKRPLNKKELAKKEDDVVSVSDYAYLTVHEPKLKVDLTAYVEKHDFCFDAVFDENVTNDEVYRDTVQPIIPTIFERTKATCFAYGQTGSGKTYTMQPLPLRAAEDLVRQLHQPFYQNQKFKLWLSYFEIYGGKLFDLLGDRKKLLMREDGRQQVCIVGLQEFEVSDVQIVREFIEKGNAARSTGSTGANEESSRSHAILQLAIKKHKEVKESKRNNDKNEERNGKLVGKISFIDLAGSERGADTTDNDRQTRIEGAEINKSLLALKECIRALDNDQIHIPFRGSKLTEVLRDSFVGNSKTVMISCISPGAGSCEHTLNTLRYADRVKSLSKSGNPRKDQPPNPAPQANKEVSSTSTSSLPAGAGSENFYDQCQVKPMDIGRKFIEKESSLYSSAADVVDKQLLVNEREEKGLGSASMDKERFEVKNSCNGSTSQSMNSYSQNDTDERMKKVSSPYRRRPNDTERPANCMKRDSNGSDMFTTNSYQQSIGNYNTIATGSRLYEAESSPNNNISEILEEEEALIAAHRKEIEDTMEIVREEMKLLAEVDKPGSLIDNYVTQLSYVLSRKAASLVGLQARLARFQHRLKEQEILSRKRLPRQ encoded by the exons ATGCAGCAGAGCAATGCTGCAGCCGCCGCTCTTTATGACGGCGGCGGTGGCTCTCTGCACGGCGCGGGGAATGCAGCCACTGATGCCGGCGATGCGGTCATGGCGCGGTGGCTGCAATCTGCCGGGTTGCAGCATCTGGCCTCTCCCGTGGCTTCCACTGGCATCGATCATCGCCTCGTTCCGAACCTTCTCATGCAG GGTTACGGAGCGCAGTCTGCTGAAGAGAAGCAGAGGCTCTTTAAGTTAATGAGAAACCTCAATTTTAACGGGGAATCTGGTTCAGAGCCATATACACCCACTGCCCAAATTTTAGGTGGAGTACCTTTGTCAGATGGGCCTTACTCTCCTGACTTCAGGGGGGATTTTGGAGCTGGCCTTTTGGATCTTCATGCTATGGATGATACAGAGCTTTTGTCTGAG GAAGTTATAGCAGAATCTTTTGAGCCATCACCATTATTGCCTGCAGATACTAGAGCATTTCAAGATGATTTCAATCCAGTTAACAGCAAACAGGAACAAGGAGAAGCAGATTTTGACGCATCAATTTCTTTGCCTATGAATGAATTAGATAATAGTACGAGGGAAAATAATGTTGCGAAGATTAAAGTTGTG GTGCGCAAAAGACCTTTAAACAAGAAGGAGCTTGCCAAGAAGGAGGATGATGTTGTATCTGTATCTGATTATGCATATTTGACTGTTCATGAACCCAAACTAAAG GTTGATTTGACAGCTTACGTGGAGAAACACGATTTTtgttttgatgctgtttttgatgaGAATGTTACCAATGATGAA GTATATCGAGATACAGTACAACCAATTATTCCTACAATTTTTGAGCGAACCAAAGCTACCTGTTTTGCTTATGGTCAAACAG GAAGTGGCAAAACGTACACAATGCAGCCATTACCACTCAGAGCTGCCGAAGACCTTGTTCGGCAGCTGCATCAGCCATTTTACCAAAATCAGAAATTCAAACTGTGGCTTAGTTACTTTGAGATATATGGTGGAAAACTTTTTGATCTACTTGGTGACCGAAA GAAACTTTTAATGAGGGAGGATGGAAGGCAGCAAGTTTGCATTGTAGGATTGCAAGAATTTGAAGTTTCTGATGTACAAATTGTCAGAGAATTCATTGAGAAAGGGAATGCTGCAAGAAGTACAGGATCCACTGGTGCTAATGAGGAGTCCTCTAGGTCACATGCTATCTTACAACTGGCTATAAAGAAGCACAAGGAGGTGAAAGAGAGCAAGCGGAACAACGataagaatgaagaaagaaatgGGAAGCTTGTGGGGAAGATTTCTTTCATCGATCTTGCTGGAAGTGAAAGAGGTGCTGACACTACTGACAATGATCGTCAGACACG GATTGAAGGAGCAGAAATCAATAAAAGCCTTTTGGCTTTGAAAGAATGCATTCGTGCTCTTGACAATGATCAGATCCACATTCCATTTCGAGGAAGTAAACTTACTGAGGTGCTTCGGGATTCCTTTGTGGGCAACTCAAAGACTGTTATGATCTCTTGTATATCCCCAGGTGCGGGATCTTGCGAACACACGCTTAACACCTTAAGATATGCAGATAG GGTTAAAAGTCTATCAAAAAGTGGAAATCCCAGAAAAGACCAGCCCCCAAATCCAGCACCACAGGCTAATAAGGAGGTTTCATCTACATCTACATCATCCCTTCCAGCTGGTGCTGGTTCGGAAAATTTTTATGATCAATGTCAAGTGAAACCAATGGATATTGGCAGGAAATTTATTGAAAAGGAAAGTTCTTTGTACAGCTCTGCTGCTGATGTTGTTGACAAACAGCTCCTTGTCAATGAACGAGAGGAAAAAGGCTTAGGTTCTGCTTCGATGGACAAGGAGAGGTTTGAAGTGAAGAACTCATGCAATGGTTCTACCAGTCAAAGTATGAACTCTTATTCACAAAATGATACTGATGAGAGAATGAAAAAGGTTTCCTCGCCATATAGAAGAAGGCCTAATGATACTGAAAGGCCTGCAAACTGCATGAAAAGGGATTCCAATGGTTCTGACATGTTCACCACTAACTCCTACCAACAGAGCATAGGGAACTATAACACAATTGCCACTGGATCCAGGCTCTATGAAGCAGAATCCTCTCCTAATAATAATATCAGTGAGATACTTGAG GAGGAAGAAGCACTAATTGCTGCTCATAGGAAAGAAATTGAGGACACTATGGAAATTGTTCGTGAA GAAATGAAACTATTGGCAGAAGTGGATAAGCCAGGAAGCCTTATTGACAACTATGTAACCCAACTGAGCTATGTGCTTTCTCGAAAAGCAGCTAGCCTTGTGGGGCTTCAAGCTCGCCTTGCAAGATTCCAACATCGACTGAAAGAACAGGAGATACTAAGTAGAAAAAGACTTCCTCGTCAATAG